TCCCATACTCAACAACCAGGACACTCGGTCCCACAACGAGGAGTCATCCCACCATTTCAACCGCCGATGCCTCAACAGTATCCAACTCAGCAGCCGTCTTCTGGAGGACAACCTGGATCTGCACATCAAGGTACTTTTGTTCAGCAGCAGCAGGTGCAGTCGCACTTGCGCCCTCATGGTCCTCCTCTTCATCCATTGCAACCACAGTTCCCAACCCATCCACAGCCACAGCAGAGTGTTGGGAGGCCAACCTTTCCAAATCAGGGGATCCCATCACAATTCTACCCACAGTCGGGTGTTCCAGCCCAGGTCAAGTCAATGCAGGCTAGTTTCAACCACAATAACTTGGTCAgttcccataatcaagcacaaTTCTCTTTGGAGCAACAGGCTGGGGCAACAATATCAAGTGCGGGTGAGCAGCGACCAGATCTACTGCCTCGAGCAGGTGGTAGAAAGGATGTAGCGTCATCTTTGGGAACTGATTCTATTGAAATGAAGATGGTGAGATCTGAAATTGAGGCAAAGCATCTAGATGATGATCACAAGGCTATAGGGGAACCTGGTGGGTCTTTTGCAGATACATCCACTCATGAGATTCTATCTGAAGCACCGGCATtaaatgatgaagagcattcTATAAAGCGGAAGGTGAAGGGAGAGACCACAGAAAATATGATGGAGCCTTCCCATGGAAAAGGTGCAATTcttatgggagatcagaaagacaGTTCTGGTATTGGCCCCATGTCAGAGGAGAATGTGGCacgagaagaaaagggaaatgtgGATAGCTCATCAAGGAGAAATTCTCTGGTGCAAGAAACTGGTTTGCAGAAGAACTCCAACTTGGTGCTACATCGTTCTGGCAGCGATGGAAAAATTGTACCACAGTCTGGTCAACAAGAGAGAAACTTGCCTCAGCCTCATGTTACTACCTTTACTCATGGGTATGATGATCCTCGGCGTTTCCTTCCTCCTGGAAATGTTCAGACTGGCGGTAGTTTGCAAGCTTCTCATCCAAATCAGGTCGTTGATCAACGTAGGCATCAAGCTTCACTGCTTCCTCATGGATCGTCCTTTCAACATAGGCCTTCTGTGCCTCCAATGTTGCAACAGCCTCCTCTTGGACCTCCACAACACCCACCAATGCCAGGTCACTCTGTATCTCATCATGGTCCTCCTGGCTTTAGTAATTTACCACCTGGTCAAGCCCCTATAGCATCCTTTGGGAGAGGTCAAGGGCAATTTGGCCCCCAATCAGTTCTTCCGCAAGGTATGTATAATCAAGGCCCTCCCGCCTTTGGACCTGCTTCTGGAATGGCTCATAAGCAACCTAACAATGTACTTGAGGCTGAAAACTTTCCAAACCAGAGGCCTGTCTTTATGGATGGTAGACAAACTGACAGTAATCTTCCGAGGAACATGGAACGTGTATTTGGACATCCTTCAGAAATCCAATCAAACTTGTCAAGAATGGGCCAGCCTCCTGGATTTGACTCTGCGTTGAAGTCCTTGCCTGATGAACGGTTCAATCCTCCATCTATGGACCCATCTCGTCGTGGTTTTGACCGTGGAGCTTTTGAAGGAGATACTAGAGGATTTCGTGGACCATATCATTCGGATGCTGAGGCTGTGCAAAAGTATGGGGGCCGCTTTTCCTCTGGAAGTCCTTTTAATAAAGATCCTCTTGACAAAGAATTTCGTGGATTTAATCCTGACAATGCACCTAAGTACGCAGCTGCCTCATCAAGGAACTTCCAATCATATGATCGTACTGGTGTACTTGGTGAAAGAGCATTAGGTCATCCCGATGACAACCCTGCGAGATTAGGTTCTTCTTTTGGTCGTGAAGGTTTTGAATCGCTGCCAAGTTACAGTCAACGTCATAAGGATGGTTTGACCCATCGAAGCCCAGGTAGAGAGCATTCTGGCATCCCTTCACATGGATTTGAAGGCCTTCCAGGTGTTCAACGAAATCCTCCTGCTGACAATGGTAGGAGGGAGCCACATGTATATGGTGCTGGCAGTTCTTTCCCAGAAGGTAGGTTTCCAGCTTTGCCAAGCCATTTTCATAAGAATCATTTTGAGGACACAAGGAATTTAAGGATGGGTGAGCATTTGAGGAATGGTGGTCTAAGTGGTGATGATTTTATGTCAAGCCATATACGCAAAGGTGATGCTTTTGGTTCTCATGACCTGCCCATGCAAATGCGGATGGGTGAGCCTGCTGGTTTGGGAGCCTTCCACAGCCATACTCGTGTAGGAGAACCAGTTGGGCTTGAGTCAATTCGAGGCAACAGGTTTGGTCATCCAAGATTTGGTGAGACTGGATTCAGAAGCAACTTTCCTCTCCAAGGACTCCCTAATGATGGAAAGTATACAGTTGAGTAGCGCTGATTTTCAATGCATACTCCGTGCATATTTTGATGAACTATTCCTTATTTGATCATTGCCTCTTTTTGGTTAGCCCAAAGTATATTTATTCTATTCCCAAGGACCATATTGTTTATAATTCTCTTGTTGATATTTTGTATGAAGGGTGACATGGATTCTTTTGAAAACTCAAGAAAGAGAAAGGCAGCAAGTATGGGCTGGTGTCGGATTTGTAAAGTGGATTGTGAAACAGTTGAAGGTCTGGACCTGCATTCACAAACAAGGGAGCACCAGAAAATAGCTATGGACATGGTTCGAAGCATTAAGCAGCAGAATGCCAAGAAACAGAAAATGtgaacatttattttattattgtgggtgtttccttctctcttttaatcttttgatttattagttttattatATCCCTTTTTTGTGACTTTGTAGAAGTTTCAGTGATCGATCCTCAGTCGATGATGCTAGCAAGTTGAAGAATGCCGGTATTGAGGGTCAAGAAAACAAGCATTAAAAAGATCATGTAAATATTTGTTTTAGTATTGTGACCgttgcttgttttttctttgtttaatatgatctttTTGTTGATTCTGCAGCCAATTCAGGGGAATAATTTCAGCTGAAGGTGCTAGCAAGTGGAAAAATGCTGGTTTTGAGGATCGAGAGAGCAAGCATTAAACTTGGCTGTGCGCTGCACTGTTGATTGCCATGACCTGTTTTTCTTGGTATCTATGACTTAGAAATCTAGGTATTACCTTGCATGTCTCTTTTATGCTTTCAAGACAGTTTATGTTACTTTTGCTAAGTTTGTTGGCTATGATCCTGAACCTATATCTAGTGTTTTTCCTGTACTCTTGTATTGCTCCAACTTCAAACTTATTAgctttccctctttttcttccaTGGCTATCATCGATTGCTTTTCATATGGATTCTTAGCTTCCGTCATTTAAgctgaaaaagggaaaaatccaTATGTACAAATACATTGTTGACTTCTCCAAGAACATTATATCTTTCTCGAGATATTATAAAGGCATTTCTCTCAGGTGTTGATGTTTATGCTTGTTTTCTGTGGAGAAAAGAAATATTGTGGTTGGCCTAGTATAACAAGAATCCTCTCCGGGTTTTGTCGTTTGGAGGCCTGcccaaatatgaaatattagCCTAATTTTGAGAAGGTTCATTGTGTCTTCGCCATGTCTTGACTGATGACTCTTCTAGGAGGAATGCAATTTCTCGCTGGGTCTAGCCAATGGCATTaggagtatataaagaaaatgccttttagAAATATTACTATGAGATTGAGACTTCAAGGTGCCTACAGTATTTTATCCATTTGAAAGGTAAAAGGCAAGGATATATTATGCACTGTTGGATGCAACTTCAAGTAGTTAATTATTTCTATGACATAGGTATGAGCTGGAGTGCTAGTTGACATATTATCATACGAGATTCACTTTATGGCATCATTAAATGCTACTGAGTTATGTCAATACTTGCATGACAAAGGATAGGATGGTAGACATGTAATAGCCAGCAGTATTTGGGAGAAGTTCTTCAGTTGGCTCAGCAACAGTGGTCCATCATGTTCCTCGATATGCTCTATAGTTTGGACCTGATGAAAATAATTGTATATTGCTAACGTTTAAAAAAGTACATGTTAGCCATATCTTGTAGatacatgagagagagagagagagagagggagagagagagggagagagggagagaggtaGCAAAATCTTATGTGGGCTGATGGAGAGGTAGGTTTTGTTACCTTGGAGGTGTTCAAATTCATGTTATTTTCATTTGGAGAACTCTTATCTATTCTACAAGTCGACTAGCTAGCTTTCTTACTGCCAAAACAAAAAACTGCATGTCAGCGTTATTGAATTTCGACTGGATCTGCTCCTGctgcatcatgcaatcatactACGTTATCTCAAAGATGATTCCTAGGTttgatctttcctttttttttttttttggtttttggtgaAATTTCTTCTTACAATAGATCTTTTCAATTCAACCTGTGTTTTTTGGGAGAAGCTGACAAAGAAAGGCCAAAACTTTGTGGAAAGGTTTACTGCACATATTTTGATGTGGTAAGATCGTCATTGACATAGATTTTTTCAGAattaaaatcttttaatattcATGAGTAGGTTTTGTATTGGTAGTATCATCATCGGCTTTTTCACTTTCAGATTTTATTCCCGATATGGCTCCTGTAAGATGATCCCACCATGAATTCAATAATGAAGATTTTGTATTTCCGAGTTCCGAAAATTTACTGTTGTATAGTGGATAAGCATTATTGGTAGAGTCGTGGAAACACCTCTTTCTTCCCTATTTTGGACCTTATTGTACCTATATAAGTAATGGTGTAATCGAAGATAATAAATGGTTGTTAAATCACTTGATCAGATGCATTTGTCATCTGTTATCGTTTCTGAGTAACAATTGTGTAGTAAAATTCttatgttatgattgtgattgGCTTATTGTCACATCCCAATAAATTAACAAGATTGTAGATTCAAGAACACGGCTTTACTCAGTATTCGTAAAGTTACATAAAATGTTTGGAAATACATTTATAATGGAGATAATCTACAGGAGATAGAAAAGGTAAAGAACCTTGGAAATACTATTTGAGTATTAACTCAGACTGGTTTGTTCTTTATCTTGCAAAAGTCATAAGTTGAGAGTATTCATAAAGTTACATAAGATGTTTGGAAACACATTTATAATGGAGATAATctaaaggaaatagaaaaggtAAAGAATCTCCAAAATACTATGAATATAACTCAGATTGGTATGCTTCTTAGCTTGCAAAAGTCATACGTTGAGGATGATTCATGGAATCCAAATGTGGAAAAATGACAGTAATGGTAAGAGGGAGGAAAAATATTGAAGGGAAAAAGGtgataagaaaagagaagtgagGAAGAACTTGATGTTTTGAGTTACCGTCTTGACTAACAAATTGCATTTTACACTGTGAGGTGGAATAGTTTGAACTTTTTTAAATAGAAGTTGGATGATGGCAAAGATGAAGCAGTGAGGGGTGACAATTCCATATGGAATTAGGAAATTTTGGAAAGGCTGTTGCTGATCATTGGTCCAATTGGCCTGGTCACTCCATTTTCATATCCATGTTCATCTACCCATGTGATGGCTTTCTTTCATCCTTCTATTTTATGGTCAAGATATATCTGCCCACCTTGATCCATCCTTCAGGTCAACCTTACTAGATTTAATCTCGCACAAGTGTAACAGTTTCTAAGTGAATGTGCTGGAAAAGTTCCTTTTTCTGGTTAGGTGATTAGTAACTGTTAAGGGTTAAGATATGAGATTAAACtagtttctcaaatcattttaaTCACCTTCTGCACCAAAAAATTACTAGTGGACTGGCTTTCAAGTGAATAGTGGATCATCTGCACCTTGaagttgtaaatttttttatgtaatttaatgTGAGAGTGGTAAATAAATAATGGTTCATTTTGAATATGTTCTTTATGGATGCACATAGAGAAGTTTTTGTAGATGTGGCAGAGATGGGGAATCACTGATATAGCGATGTAGTTAAGAATCATAAATTCTTCCCATGTTTTAGACAGTTTTCATGGTTGGAATACATGGGCTGATTTAGTAAAAGTAGTTAATTCTCTTTTTGAGTTGGATTTGACAGGTGGGAAatagagaagggaaagaaaataactaGTTAATATGATAATTACTAGGCATCTTCATATGTTAAAGGAAAGGAACAAGTAGTTGTTGTCACATTCCTTATTTATGGTATTTATGCATGTTAATAATGGTGGGCAATTAAAGGAAAGGAACAAGTAGTTGTTGTCACATTCCTTATTTATGGTATGTATGCATGTTAATAATGGTGGGCAAGTTAAATGTCGTGGTTGTCCAATTAGTGTGAAGTAACTATGGATTGGACTTACATAGTGATTTCTTGCTATTGCATTAGTTTAATTAATGATCCAACTAATATGAAATGGAATTAAATATGGATTGGAGAGTTTACAGAGTCAGACTTTGCCATGTAAGCAGTGCATTAATTGAGTGACTTGAACCTTCATCACATCCCTTATATGATATCTGTGATCTGGGTTACGGGAGAATTCCAGTATTTCCTACGAGGCTAAGTGTTACGAAAAACAATCAATTGTTATTATGATAATTACTTTGCATCTTCAATTGTTGAAGGAGAGAAACAACAAGTGGTAGTTGTCACATTCACCTTATTTATAGTATGTATGTATGTTAATAATGGTTGGCAAGTTGAATGATGTGGCTGTGCAATTAGTGTCAAGTAACCTAGCTATGGATTGGGGACATCTAGTGATTTTGCTAATTAATGATCTAACGAAGTATGAAATGGGGTCAGATATGGATTGGAGAGTTTACACATTCAGATTTTGCCACATGAGCAGTGCAATAATTGAGTAACTTTAAacctttttctcatttcttgtATGATATACGTGATCCTGGTATACTGGAGAATTCAGGTATTTCCTACATGACTAAGCATGAAATTAGGATCTTGGACAAATGTAATGAGTTCCTTCCACTCTTACAAGATAAATCAAGCCAAATAAGCCATTAAATAACGGTGGAATGATCCTACTATGGATCTTCCTATGGTTTATAGGAAAAAGCAAAGTCTATATATCACTCTTAGTCTAAGTGGAATATTGAATCTTTAATTATGAATAATTGGAACAGCAATCGAATTTGTTCCAGAAGAATACAAACTTAACAAAGAATCTGCTGTGAGCAGTATTTTGTGTTGAATCTGAAAAACGCGATGATATCAATTTCTTATAAgtcttaacaaaaaaatattaaatgcaataagctcttaaagaaaaaaagtccaTAATATTCGTCCTGCAAAACTACTCAAACAAATTTTATGTGGTTCTAAGGTTATAGGCAAATGAGATAAATAGAtttcgaccaaaagaaaaaaagagatacaTGATAGATTGCAATGTGAGAGTGGGAATTTGACATAATGAATGTCAATGACGCAAAATTTTAAACCTATGTATCACACTACACCTGATATTAAGAAATAGAATTTTCATGATTTCGTGAAGccatttgtgaaatttttattgtATGATTACAACGCTGAGTTAATTACTCATGATTGGTGCATTTGGAAAAAATCGCGTGTCCAGAAAACTCTGCTTGACTTCTTGTTGTGAATAATGAAACCCTCTAAAATTGCTATAATTTGTGAAGTCATCTGTAATTCTCTACTGACAAAGTTGTCCGTGTCTTCTTGATATGATTGGCTATGGGGCAGTTTTCTTTCTATGGGCAATTGTGGACATGAAATTCTGCTTCTTCCTTGTGTTTTGGCCAGGTTCGTGTTTTCCCTGAATTTTGCAAGATCATTCTGATTATTCTTTTATATCAAATCTATATTTGCACTAGCCATTTCTCTTTATCATCAAAGTGTTTTGATATTGCTATgaacaaataaattttcatgCTTAGTGCTAACATCTTACCAAATAGCATGCTTAGTCCAGTAAGAATGTCTTGTGATTGATAAGAACCATGTTAACTCATAGATTTGGTTGTTATGACAATTTTGTACTGGATTGAAGGCTCCTGAGTTTTCTTCATCATGAGTTTTCTTCATCTTGATGATTATTCTACCATTTAGTTATTTAGAGGGCTGTTAGATAAGAGTTGGATATGTTATGAAGCTAGGGGTGCACTTTTATGTGATAGTTTAATCATAGTGGTAGTGCGCTTTAGAACTTTAGTGGACTTGGCCAAATACGTGCAATTACTTCCTGTGGTTTTCATTCATTGTTCAGATGTCTTTTTGGTCATTCTAAGTAATTTTAATTGCCTTTTTACACTACTTGTATTGGCATTGTTGTTTTGTGCTTAGGGTGCAATACCTGCAGCCACCCATTAATGCTTATTTTTGTTGCTTTGGAAGAGTTGCTTCCATACACGATCTGGTGATTTCTGTTATGGTTAGAACTGAATGCTTTTAGAATTTCTGGGTCCATTCTGACGGGCAATTAAGCAAATATTTGGGCGAGAATGCAAATGGCTAGGAAGTTGGAGGCACATGTCTGGTGCACCTACTAGTTCTTCGGACTTATTGGACTTTTATCGAGGGAAACTTGTCATGGACCACTTTGTTatcttgcattttttctttcctttactgcattttaatttgtatttgaCCTTGGTATGCatgtattgattttttattttgatatccTTTTACCCAAGCATTTTCTTGTGGGAAAATCTGTGGCTTTAGTTGTGGTGCAACTCAACTTCAAGCCTTTTGCCCATCCTTTTTGATTTCTACAAGCGAAAATAGGAAGATCATGAACTAAATTGAGGACTTGAACGAAGGTATCAGGATGTagttttttttgggtttggtaTTACTGTATGGTATACAAGGATATCACTTATATGCAGTGGACTTGGTCAATCTCCATTTGACAGCCCTAGATAAGCCATCTAAACATCATATAAATGTATATTAGACATGGAGGAATGATTTGGTTGTGGAGGAAGAGTGCCAGCATATCATGCTGGCTTTGGTTTCCTAAGGCATTGCGTAGGCATAGTGTGTGCAAATTTGGGACTATCCTTCTTATCCTGCCTTGATTTTGGTTGAATCCTTATCTTTTGGATGGTATTTCCTTATAAGAATTTTTGGCCCCTTTCACGTGGATGGATGGAAAATTAGTCTGAAATACGAATAAAATTCTCACACAATGATTTCACGTTTTAGCACTCAATTATCCTGACACATGCTAAAAGCAACACCTGAATTTTCCTTGGTAGGTAGCATATTTAACGCAAACATTATGCTCTCCTGTTTTTGCCAAGCTAATGTGATACGTGAAGGTTTTCTGCCTTTTCAAGGAATGCTTCGAAAAGTGTCCACATTGAGCCAAAGCTTTGTACATCCTTTATTGTCTGTTACGTTTGGTATTTCACTCATGGAGAATGGCCGTCTTTTCAGTTGTGCCGGGTAGactattgctctttttcttttttgttgcatGTCCTTTTCAGTACTTTGGTGTCATGTTGTGGAATGGATTATGTCTTTACGCTTTCTATTGAGCTCGAAATGTTCTGAGGTTTCCATCCTGGGGCAATCTGAGCATGACCAAACCCAGTCCCCACTGCCAAGGCGGAAGCAGGAataagaagatgatgagcactGAGAGAGtgaaagaaggaggagaaggaagaaaaaatgtgAATTAGGGAATAGTGTTACTTTtgtcaaatcatttatttcattGTTGAACCCTATGAGCATGGAAAACGGACATGCCAAGGAATATTAAAATGTCAAATGCATTGAGTTTTATTCAAGTGTGAAGTGCTCAAAGCTTTTGTACTATTCGATATTTGATCTGTTGATGTTGGCGAGGCAGGCTTTGATCCTGAGCGCTTGTTTCATTTGTGCGGAAGCTATTCTGCATGTATAGAATTCGATAATGAATGCTTGAAAGTACTGGAAGAGCAGAAAATGGCCAGTGTATGTGTGCATCTCTGAAAATTTAGCCTATGGGTTTTTTTGGCACAAACACAGTTAGATTAAAGGCATTATAGACATGGAGTGACGAGGATTAGTATGGCTTTATCAGTTTCAGGTTCTCTCTTTGAAGCGTTTCAAAGCCGGCCCTTAATGTAATGATATTTGGTATCGAATCTGTGACTATTCTCGTTcaactctttttgaaaaaaattcaacgtTTTCGCTTTTTATTGGACTTTTGAAATATGGCCTCTcgctttctcctttttctctgcCTCACTCATCATAACTTGTAAATCCCTCTTGGCTGCATGATGACACTTCCAACTTGGTGGGGTCCATTTTCGAAAGGGATTGGGAGATTGATCTTCGAATGGCCCTTCAAATCTTCGATCCGCTTTCAATTCTAATCGCACACTAATTCTTAGAACTTAGTTTAGAAGATCTTCGTGCTTGCTTGAAGATGATAATGCTATTTTGAAGCGGACATATATTTTTACCGAAACAAAAGCACTTTTCTGGACATATCCGTCGAATGCGATGCTTGCGTGTTGTAAAACTGCTAAACTTGCTATTCCAATGTAATTCGATGTTTAAcaaaattgagtttgaaaagaCGAAGCAAAACGGTGAGTGAAATAAACGTTGGGAGGTGAAATTACGAGTGCGCCCCTCGAGGCCAAGGCCGTTCACCGTTTCCCGCCCAAGCCGCGATTTCGAAATTCAAAAAAGTAGTACAGCGCATGGTCTCGCATCAACCGTTGGGTTTTTTCTATCCGTTAAGCCTCGAAGTGGCGGCCACCTGGCCATCGATTCTCCCCCACTCATTTctttaacatttaaaaaaaaagaaaaaagaaaaaagaaaaatctctccACCGTTTGAATTTCGAAGCCCTaattctctctcccctcttcctctctctctctctctctctctctccatatataaCCGGACAAACCTCCCCCCGTCCTCCATTATTCCTCCTCCatttcgatctctctctctctctcttcctctcgcctctctcgctctcgctctctcgaTTCGAGTCCCATTTTTCGAATCCGTTGCGCTTCAATCGTCCGAGCGAAGATGCGTGAGATCCTGCACATCCAGGGCGGCCAGTGCGGCAACCAGATCGGGGCCAAGTTCTGGGAGGTGGTGTGCGCGGAGCACGGCATCGATGCCACGGGGCGGTACCACGGCGACTCGGAGCTCCAGCTGGAGCGGGTCAACGTGTACTACAACGAGGCCAGCTGCGGCCGCTTCGTCCCCCGCGCCGTCCTCATGGACCTCGAGCCCGGCACCATGGACAGCGTCCGCTCCGGCCCCTACGGCCAGATCTTCCGCCCCGACAACTTCGTCTTCGGCCAGTCCGGCGCCGGCAACAACTGGGCCAAGGGCCACTACACCGAGGGCGCCGAGCTGATCGACTCGGTCCTCGACGTGGTCCGCAAGGAGGCCGAGAACTGCGACTGCCTCCAGGGTACGAAAACCGCGTTGTGATAATCTTTTGCTTGCGATTAGGGTTTCGATTTGTGcgagaattgatttttttttttttttttttcggttgtgGTTGGACGGCAGGGTTTCAGGTGTGCCATTCGTTGGGAGGAGGTACCGGTTCGGGAATGGGGACGCTGTTGATCTCGAAGATCAGGGAAGAGTATCCCGACAGGATGATGCTCACTTTCTCGGTCTTCCCGTCTCCGAAGGTGTCGGATACTGTTGTGGAGCCCTACAACGCCACTTTGTCCGTGCACCAGCTCGTCGAGAATGCCGACGAGTGTATGGTTCTCGATAATGAGGCCTTGTATGACATTTGCTTCCGCACGCTCAAGCTCACGACTCCTAGCTGTGAGTTCCTTCTTTCCTGAAAAGGAAGTCTCATgtatcttttttggtttttttttttttttgttatacaTTAAGATGTGTTTATCGGCGTATGGTCCTGTTTGAAATAGATCGTTCTTTTTTTCATGATGAGTACGCATAAAATCTGTTAGTGAATAGTTGAGTGTCATGTTTATGTGATGGATCTAAGTTGATTAGATGGTTCTTTTAGATGACAAGAACGCAAAAAGATCTATTCGTGAATAGTTGAGTATCGTGTTTATGTGATGGATCTAAATTTGATAGATGGTTGAATTAATTTTGGGAGATATACTGGCGGTAATTGGTGAAGAAATATTTGGGGCTGGTGTGGTGTATTCTTGTCTTGCATTTAGGCTTATTTGTGAACTGAGCAAACATTTTGCGTGTTGGGTTGTTGCAGTTGGAGATTTGAATCACTTGATATCTGCAACAATGTCTGGAGTTACCTGCTGCTTGAGGTTTCCGGGGCAACTCAACTCTGATTTAAGGAAACTTGCTGTGAACCTCATACCCTTCCCTCGTCTCCACTTCTTCATGGTGGGGTTTGCTCCGCTTACCTCTCGTGGGTCACAGCAGTACAGAGCCCTCACAGTCCCTGAGCTAACTCAACAAATGTGGGATTCCAAGAACATGATGTGCGCAGCGGACCCGCGTCACGGGCGTTATCTCACCGCCTCTGCCATGTTCCGTGGAAAGATGAGCACCAAGGAAGTGGATGAGCAGATGCTCAATGTGCAGAACAAGAACTCCTCCTACTTTGTTGAGTGGATCCCCAACAACGTGAAGTCGACTGTCTGCGACATTCCGCCCACTGGCCTTAAGATGGCGTCGACATTCATCGGCAACTCGACTTCGATTCAGGAAATGTTCAGGCGTGTAAGTGAGCAA
The nucleotide sequence above comes from Eucalyptus grandis isolate ANBG69807.140 chromosome 2, ASM1654582v1, whole genome shotgun sequence. Encoded proteins:
- the TUB2 gene encoding tubulin beta-9 chain; this translates as MREILHIQGGQCGNQIGAKFWEVVCAEHGIDATGRYHGDSELQLERVNVYYNEASCGRFVPRAVLMDLEPGTMDSVRSGPYGQIFRPDNFVFGQSGAGNNWAKGHYTEGAELIDSVLDVVRKEAENCDCLQGFQVCHSLGGGTGSGMGTLLISKIREEYPDRMMLTFSVFPSPKVSDTVVEPYNATLSVHQLVENADECMVLDNEALYDICFRTLKLTTPSFGDLNHLISATMSGVTCCLRFPGQLNSDLRKLAVNLIPFPRLHFFMVGFAPLTSRGSQQYRALTVPELTQQMWDSKNMMCAADPRHGRYLTASAMFRGKMSTKEVDEQMLNVQNKNSSYFVEWIPNNVKSTVCDIPPTGLKMASTFIGNSTSIQEMFRRVSEQFTAMFRRKAFLHWYTGEGMDEMEFTEAESNMNDLVSEYQQYQDATADDEEYEEEEGDYQEEEM